A genomic segment from Orrella daihaiensis encodes:
- a CDS encoding phosphomannomutase/phosphoglucomutase → MSSSALPNHVFKAYDIRGEVPADLNPAFALLLGRSLAARAKSANVNKIVIGYDGRFSSPDLAEALGRGIREGGVGTIELGMVPTPLVYFAAHHLGTGSGVAITGSHNPPQYNGFKMMLAGSTLYGDDISSLREDMARPKAVASIPGQAEPIDIKPVYLDRVTSDIKLARPMKIAIDCGNGVAGVIAADLYRALGCEVQELFCDVDARFPNHHPDPAEPHNLQDLIQAVQAQDCELGLAFDGDGDRLGVVTRSGEIIWPDRQMILFARDILSRLPASQILFDVKCSRQLPLAIKQAGGEPLMCRTGHSLVKAKLAETGAPLAGEMSGHIFFKERWFGFDDGLYTGARLLEILSREADPSSVLEGLPTAFSTPELKLEMKEGEPFALIDALKLNAKFSGAEAVSTIDGIRVDFADGFGLARPSNTTPVVVLRFEGETPTALDRIKSQFRDQLQALAPNARLPF, encoded by the coding sequence ATGTCATCGTCTGCCCTGCCCAACCACGTATTTAAAGCCTACGATATTCGCGGTGAAGTACCTGCGGATCTCAACCCGGCGTTTGCACTGCTACTGGGCAGAAGCCTGGCGGCGCGCGCGAAGTCAGCTAATGTCAACAAAATCGTAATTGGCTATGACGGCCGCTTTAGCAGCCCTGATCTTGCCGAGGCCCTTGGCAGGGGTATTCGTGAGGGCGGCGTGGGTACGATAGAGCTTGGCATGGTGCCTACGCCCTTGGTTTACTTCGCGGCTCACCATCTTGGCACCGGCTCTGGAGTAGCGATCACAGGCAGTCATAACCCGCCACAGTACAACGGCTTTAAGATGATGCTCGCCGGCAGCACACTTTATGGCGACGATATCAGTAGCCTGCGCGAAGATATGGCCCGACCCAAAGCGGTCGCTTCAATACCAGGTCAGGCCGAGCCAATCGATATCAAACCGGTATATCTGGACCGTGTCACAAGCGACATCAAGCTGGCTCGCCCCATGAAAATAGCCATTGACTGTGGCAATGGGGTTGCTGGCGTGATCGCTGCAGACTTGTATCGAGCACTTGGATGTGAAGTGCAAGAACTGTTTTGCGACGTGGACGCCAGATTTCCCAATCACCACCCTGATCCCGCTGAGCCACACAACCTACAAGACCTGATTCAAGCCGTGCAAGCACAAGACTGCGAGCTAGGTTTGGCATTTGACGGTGACGGTGACCGCCTCGGGGTCGTTACCCGTAGCGGTGAAATCATTTGGCCAGATCGACAAATGATTTTGTTTGCCAGAGACATTCTGAGCCGCCTGCCCGCCAGCCAAATTCTGTTTGACGTCAAATGCAGTCGGCAGTTACCGCTTGCTATTAAACAAGCAGGTGGTGAACCACTGATGTGCCGTACCGGTCATTCCCTTGTTAAAGCCAAGCTTGCTGAAACTGGCGCGCCTTTGGCCGGCGAAATGAGTGGCCATATATTTTTTAAAGAACGCTGGTTTGGATTCGATGATGGGCTGTACACCGGTGCGCGCCTACTTGAAATACTGTCGCGCGAGGCTGATCCCTCTTCAGTACTCGAAGGGCTACCAACGGCATTTAGCACCCCGGAACTCAAACTGGAAATGAAAGAAGGCGAGCCCTTTGCTCTCATCGACGCACTCAAACTGAACGCAAAATTCAGTGGTGCTGAGGCAGTTTCGACCATCGATGGCATCCGGGTAGATTTTGCCGATGGTTTTGGTTTGGCAAGACCGTCAAACACCACGCCGGTAGTCGTTCTACGGTTTGAAGGGGAAACACCCACTGCGCTCGATCGCATCAAAAGTCAGTTTCGTGATCAACTGCAGGCCTTGGCGCCCAACGCGCGACTGCCATTCTGA
- a CDS encoding FAD-binding oxidoreductase, with product MLEGLSNIVGQSNVLTGSAAQPYLVDWRGRYRGKAQAVVRPGNVEEVAAVVRYCVLNNVPVVTVGGNTGLCGGATPDDSGRAVVLSTARLNKIRSIDTDNDTITVEAGCILQSVQDAAREAGRLFPLSLAAEGSCTIGGNLATNAGGTQVLRYGNTRELTLGLEVVTAEGEIWNGLRGLRKDNTGYDLRDLFVGSEGTLGIITAATLKLYPLPVAQRTAMLAFASLEDSVTFLSRARQGFGAALTGFEVMAGSVLQAVVRLFTDQRIPFENESANSPWFALLELSDSESAEHAQARFEHVLGQAIEDGLLLDAAIAQSVAQSKAFWHLRESIPLAEAELGKSVKHDVSIPISQIAEFVAVTNKALQAEFPGVHNVVFGHLGDGNLHYNVAPGAGQTEGEILSLQSQIYQLVHDSVASFNGSISAEHGIGQLKVNELPRYKSELELKLMRQIKQALDPKGLLNPGKVVNV from the coding sequence ATGTTGGAAGGATTATCGAATATCGTTGGACAAAGCAATGTGTTGACAGGTAGCGCGGCCCAACCGTATCTCGTCGATTGGCGCGGACGCTATCGCGGTAAGGCGCAAGCAGTGGTTCGCCCGGGTAACGTCGAAGAAGTTGCCGCTGTGGTCAGGTATTGCGTGCTCAATAACGTGCCGGTCGTGACCGTTGGTGGCAACACAGGCTTATGTGGTGGTGCGACGCCTGATGATTCAGGGCGGGCTGTGGTGTTGTCCACAGCGCGTCTGAATAAAATCCGTTCAATTGATACTGACAACGACACGATCACGGTTGAAGCTGGATGCATCTTGCAAAGCGTGCAAGATGCCGCACGTGAGGCTGGCCGTCTGTTCCCGCTCAGTCTGGCAGCCGAGGGCAGTTGCACCATTGGGGGCAACCTGGCCACCAACGCGGGGGGCACGCAGGTCTTGCGTTACGGCAATACCCGCGAGTTGACCCTCGGCTTGGAGGTAGTGACTGCTGAAGGGGAAATCTGGAATGGTTTGCGTGGTTTGCGCAAGGACAACACCGGTTATGACTTGCGTGACTTGTTTGTTGGAAGCGAGGGCACGCTGGGTATCATCACGGCAGCCACGCTCAAGCTTTATCCACTGCCCGTGGCTCAGCGAACCGCTATGTTGGCGTTTGCCAGTCTTGAAGACAGTGTGACGTTTTTGTCGCGAGCACGACAGGGATTCGGAGCAGCGTTAACCGGCTTTGAGGTCATGGCTGGTTCGGTGTTGCAAGCCGTAGTGCGGTTATTTACCGACCAGCGTATTCCGTTTGAAAACGAGTCGGCTAATTCGCCCTGGTTTGCCTTACTCGAGCTGTCTGACAGTGAAAGTGCCGAGCACGCACAGGCACGATTCGAACATGTATTGGGACAGGCGATCGAGGACGGCTTGTTACTTGACGCCGCGATCGCGCAATCCGTGGCCCAGAGCAAAGCGTTTTGGCATTTGCGTGAGAGTATCCCTCTGGCCGAGGCTGAGCTTGGCAAAAGTGTGAAGCATGATGTCTCGATCCCTATTTCACAGATTGCTGAATTTGTGGCTGTGACGAATAAGGCTTTGCAAGCCGAGTTTCCTGGTGTTCATAATGTTGTGTTTGGCCACCTCGGTGATGGCAATTTGCACTACAACGTCGCACCGGGTGCTGGACAGACTGAAGGTGAAATTTTGTCATTACAGTCACAGATCTATCAATTGGTGCACGATAGCGTGGCTTCGTTTAATGGTTCGATCAGCGCTGAACACGGCATTGGCCAGCTCAAGGTGAATGAGTTGCCGCGCTACAAGTCCGAACTTGAACTGAAACTGATGCGTCAGATCAAGCAGGCGCTAGATCCCAAGGGCCTGCTTAATCCAGGCAAGGTAGTCAACGTCTAA
- the mutM gene encoding bifunctional DNA-formamidopyrimidine glycosylase/DNA-(apurinic or apyrimidinic site) lyase — protein sequence MPELPEVETTRRGIEQTALGARLLDMPVRERRLRWPIDTALPNCILNCTLSACQRRGKYLLMEFDNAGTAIVHLGMSGSIRNCAPNSLWQTHDHLQWEFDNGSCLRYHDPRRFGSVLWHPKSAGPVLEHPRLVTLGVEPLSEQFTVEHLLAGVQGKSQSIKQTLLAGRIVVGVGNIYASESLFRAKIHPELPAGRLTRQQASRLVPAIVQTLNDALNSGGSTLRDYVNASGEAGAYFTLHASVYERDGQTCRVCGSKIKRIVQGQRATYFCPRCQRRSPRS from the coding sequence ATGCCAGAACTACCAGAAGTTGAAACAACCCGACGTGGCATTGAACAAACCGCTCTGGGCGCTCGGCTACTTGACATGCCGGTGCGCGAGCGCCGTCTGCGCTGGCCAATCGACACAGCATTGCCAAACTGCATCCTGAACTGCACCTTATCAGCTTGCCAGCGTCGCGGTAAGTATCTTTTGATGGAGTTTGACAATGCAGGCACGGCAATCGTTCACCTCGGGATGTCAGGCTCAATTCGGAACTGCGCTCCTAACAGTCTTTGGCAAACGCACGACCATCTGCAATGGGAATTCGATAATGGCAGTTGCCTGCGTTATCACGACCCAAGACGCTTCGGCTCAGTGCTGTGGCATCCGAAATCAGCCGGCCCGGTACTTGAGCATCCTCGCTTGGTTACCCTGGGGGTTGAACCTTTGAGCGAGCAATTCACGGTCGAACATTTACTGGCTGGCGTTCAGGGCAAGTCCCAAAGCATTAAACAGACACTGTTGGCGGGTCGTATCGTTGTGGGGGTGGGCAACATATACGCATCGGAGTCTCTCTTCAGAGCCAAAATACACCCAGAGTTGCCTGCGGGCCGGTTGACACGTCAACAGGCTAGCCGCCTGGTACCGGCGATTGTGCAAACACTGAACGACGCTTTGAATAGTGGTGGCAGCACCCTGCGCGATTATGTCAATGCCTCTGGAGAGGCTGGTGCCTATTTCACACTGCATGCATCTGTTTACGAAAGAGATGGTCAGACTTGCCGCGTTTGTGGCAGCAAAATCAAACGGATCGTGCAAGGACAGCGGGCGACCTACTTTTGTCCTCGTTGCCAGCGTCGCAGCCCAAGATCTTAA